TGTCAATAACAAAACGGTATCTGACGTCTGCTTTGGCAAGGCGCTCCATGGCAGTGTTCAAGTAGTCAATTGGGATAACCTCGATGTCTGCTGTTATGTTGTGCTTGGCTGCAAAATCGATCATCTCTTGTGTCTCCTTCATACCTCCACCGCCGCTACCAGCTACCATCTTCCTTCCTGTTAAATCGAACATTAAGCTCTGTTAATAACCCTACAATCCAAAAGATAACAGGTAAAGCCAACTACTCGTAGTTACATGCTTACCCATGAGTAAAGGAAAAACCGGAAGCTCAAGAGGCTTTTCTGGTGCACCAACCATAACAAGCTTTCCATGAGACTTCAACACACCAATCAAAGGCAAGAGAGGATGTTGTGCAGAAACTGTGTCAATGATCCCATCCATGGTACCAATGGCAGCCTACAAATTAATCAATGAAACAAACATTAAGTAACTTGTTAATTGAATAATCCACTTAAAAGATGTAAAAGGTGTAACTTGTTCAAATAATTACCTGCATTTGATCTTGGTCATGACTAACCAAAAACGAATCAGCTCCTAGGTGTTTAATTGCTTCCTCCTTCTTATTAGGGGACGTACTGATCACTGTAACCTTCACTCCCATTGCCTTGGCAAACTTCACTGCGACGTGGCCTAAACCACCTAGGCCAACCACGCCCACATGCATGCCAGGCTTGTCAAGTCCAAAATACCTCAACGGGCTGTAGGTTGTGATTCCGGCACATAGGAGAGGAGCAGCACAATCAAGGGGTAGGTTGTCCGGGATACGGACTACGAAGTGTTCATCTGCAACCATAATGTCAGAGTAACCGCCATAGGTGGTGGTTCCGTCATAGTACTTGGCACCGTACGTGAGTATTAGTTTGGGGCAGTAGCTCTCAAGATGGTCGGTACAACTATCACAAGATCGGCAAGCTCCCACTACGCCTCCAACACCgactttgtctccaactttGAATTTTTGTACATTGCTCCCTACTTCCGT
This portion of the Rosa chinensis cultivar Old Blush chromosome 1, RchiOBHm-V2, whole genome shotgun sequence genome encodes:
- the LOC112173332 gene encoding probable mannitol dehydrogenase encodes the protein MSNPRKAFGWAASDSSGVLSPFSFSRRESGERDVTFKVLYCGICHSDLHMAKNEWGFSTYPLVPGHEIVGEVTEVGSNVQKFKVGDKVGVGGVVGACRSCDSCTDHLESYCPKLILTYGAKYYDGTTTYGGYSDIMVADEHFVVRIPDNLPLDCAAPLLCAGITTYSPLRYFGLDKPGMHVGVVGLGGLGHVAVKFAKAMGVKVTVISTSPNKKEEAIKHLGADSFLVSHDQDQMQAAIGTMDGIIDTVSAQHPLLPLIGVLKSHGKLVMVGAPEKPLELPVFPLLMGRKMVAGSGGGGMKETQEMIDFAAKHNITADIEVIPIDYLNTAMERLAKADVRYRFVIDIGNTLKASS